The Astyanax mexicanus isolate ESR-SI-001 chromosome 7, AstMex3_surface, whole genome shotgun sequence genome has a window encoding:
- the htt gene encoding huntingtin isoform X6, whose product MATMEKLMKAFESLKSFQQQQGPLSAEELVQKQKKDLATTKKDRVTHCLTICENIVAQSLRTSPEFQKLLGIAMEMFLLCSDDKESDVRMVADECLNKIIKALMDSNLPRLQLELYKEIKKNGASRSLRAALWRFAELAHLVRPQKCRPYLVNLLPCLTRITKRQEETVQETLAASMPKIMAALGHFANDGEIKVLLKAFVANLKSSSPTIRRTAASSAVSVCQHSRRTNYFYTWLLNVLLGLVVPVDEEHSSHLILGVLLTLRYLMPLLQQQDASTSLKGSFGVMRKEAEISPTPEQLIQVYELTLHYTQHHDHNVVTASLELLQQLFRTPSPELLHTLITPGSIACTSVFREETLSRTRSGSIVELIAGGSTSSPLILRKQKGKILSGEEEGLEDDPERAEVTTGSFSASVGGESSSDAPSSSGVSSLGPADIITEQPRSSQRTLQPGDSVDLSASTEQGGGPDTPDEEDEEDMLSRSSSGTAGAIGASGDLVTESNPASARPTLSSPPSDSSQTTTEGPDSAVTPSDCAELVLDGSESQYSGMQIGTLQEEEDEGVAGAPGEALESFSGSVLALSKPHLLEGKGHNRQASDSSVDRFIPKDEVLEPPDLDNKPSRIKGEIGHYTDPAETPLIHCVRLLSASFLLTGHRNGLVPDKEVRVSVKALAVSCVGAAAAHLPEAFFNKLYLEPLDGQQPDEQQYIRDVLHYIEHGDPQIRGATAILCGALIQAILLKTRFSIEPWLSSIHSMTGNPLSLEDFVPLLQRSLKDESSVTCKMACSAVRHCIMALCSSSLSELGLQLIINLLTLKDCSYWLVRTELLETLAEVDFRLVCFLEGKTEKLHKGEHHYTKLLRLQDRVIHDVVLYLLGDDDPRVRHVAASTISRLVSRLFYACDQAQADPVVAIARDQSSVYLQLLMHETQPPSQFTVSTITRTYRGYNLSQSVSDITVENNLSRVITTISHALTSSTSKALTFGCCEALCLLSSTFPVCTWSTGWHCGFVSSPVFHSNRSSQYRGRGRSFSLSQSQSGSSEESRRTLTVGVTSMVLSLLSSAWFPLDLSAHQDALILSGNLLAAAAPKCMKSPWSGDEESSSAPSKQEEPWPALSDRCLVAMVEQLFSHLLKILNICAHVLDDTSPGPAVKASLPSLANTPSLSPIRRKGKEKEASEPSTTPMSPKKGGETNTGRQADSTGTAPVNKSTSMGSFYHLPPYLKLYDVLKATHANYKVTLDLHNSNEKFGGFLRSALDVLCQLLELATLHDIGKCVEEILGYLKSCFSREPTLSTVCVQQLLKTLFGTNLASQYDGTSSHQCRSQGKALRLGSSSLRPGLYHYCFMAPYTHFTQALADASLRNMVQAEQEQDASGWFDVMQKVSNQLRSSITNVTRHRGDKNAIHNHIRLFEPLVIKALKQYTTSTSVALQRQVLDLLAQLVQLRVNYCLLDSDQVFIGFVLKQFEYIEVGQFRDSKAIIPNIFFFLVLLSYERYHSKQIISIPKIIQLCDGIMASGRKAVTHAIPALQPIVHDLFVLRGSNKADAGKELETQKEVVVSMLLRLIQHHQVLEMFILVLQQCHKENEDKWKRLSRQIADIILPMIGKQQMHLDSPEALGVLNTLFETVAPSSLRPVDMLLKSMFVTPSTMASVGTVQLWVSGILAILRVLISQSTEDIILSRVQELSLSPYLLSCSTIRQLHSDDPTTSPAPPSAALETSGEPQCFPPEETFARFLLQLVGVLLDDISSKQVKVDMTEQQHTFYCQQLGTLLMCLIHIFKSGMFRRITAAGSRLLKAEGGEGNSFYPLEGLNGLVLQLITTHPSLVLLWCQVLLIINYTNYTWWSEVHQTPRRHSLSSTKLLSPHSSGEGEMERPEGKLAMCNREIVRRGALILFCDYVCQNLHDSEHLTWLTVNHVRDLISLSHEPPVQDFISAVHRNSAASGLFIQAIQSRCDNLTTPVMLKKTLQCLEGIHLSQSGALLMLYVDKLLNTPFRVLARMVDTLACRRVEMLLAETLQNSIAQLPVEELDRIQEYLQTSGLAQRHQRFYSLLDRFRITVAEETTSPSPPITSHPLDGDPPPPPESVVASKEWYAALVKSQCCLRGEGALYETTDLLTKLPQADLNAIMSCKDFNPCLLAPCLSVGLQRLRRDQGAVLFETSLHVIFEELTSITALLPSPHQPLLHSSQPSIDSSYWNALSSVYGEPGFYQTVLSVCAALSQYLLALPKLPTALQIPPAAEHLITSFSTIAIELVAWRLLQDRLPLSVDVQISLSCLCLALQQPAVWTHFASRAYLTHTCSIIHCIQLLIYSVAVGPGDQLVKPEKKSHSDSEEDQVDSAPDNVCEQQCCEIMAELVESLQSVLSLGHHRNSNIPAFLTPTLRNVIISLARLPLVNSYTRIPPLVWKLGWSPRRGGEFGTSLPEIPVEFLQEKDVFREFLYRINTLGWSSRTQFEETWATLLGVLVTQPITMDQEEETQQEQEDLERTQINVLAVQAITSLVLSAMTLPAAGNPAVSCPEQQPRNKSLKALDTRFGRKLSVIRGVVEREIQAMVSKRDNIATHFPYQAWDPVPSLSSSSAGTLISHEKLLLQINTEREMGNMDYKLGQVSIHSVWLGNNITPLREEEWGEDEEDETDAPAPTSPPTSPINSRKHRAGVDIHSCSQFLLELYSQWILPGSPSNRKTPVVLISEVVRSMLAVSDLFTERNQFDMMFSTLMELQKVHPPEDEILNQYLVPAICKAAAVLGMDKVTAEPVCRLLETTLRSTHLPSRIGALHGVLYVLECDLLDDTARQLIPAVSEYVLSNLRAIAHCVNLHNQQHVLVMCAVAFYMMENYPLDVGSEFNAGVIQLCGVMLSASEEATPSVIYHCALRGLERLLLSEQLSRVDAEALVKLSVERVNMPSPHRAMAALGLMLTCMYTGKEKGSPGRPGDTDPAAPDSESVIVAMERVSVLFDRIRKGFPCEARVVSRILPQFLDDFFPPQDVMNKVIGEFLSNQQPYPQFMATVVYKVFQTLHATGQSSMVRDWVLLSLSNFTQRTPVAMAMWSLSCFFVSASTSQWISALLPHVISRMGKSDTVDVSLFCLVAMDFYRHQIDEELDRRSFQSVFEMVASPGSPYHQLLCCLQSIHQDTSL is encoded by the exons ATGGCCACCATGGAGAAGCTGATGAAGGCCTTCGAATCGCTGAAGTCgttccagcagcagcagggccCGCTGTCAGCCGAGGAGCTCGTCCAGAAACA GAAAAAAGATCTAGCCACGACCAAAAAGGACAGAGTGACTCATTGTTTGACGATATGCGAGAACATCGTAGCACAATCTCTGAG GACTTCTCCAGAGTTCCAGAAACTTCTGGGCATCGCAATGGAAATGTTCCTGCTGTGCAGCGACGATAAGGAGTCCGATGTCAGGATGGTAGCAGATGAGTGCCTGAACAAAATTATTAAA GCATTAATGGATTCAAACTTGCCTAGACTGCAGCTTGAGCTGTACAAAGAGATTAAAAAG AATGGTGCCTCTCGGAGTTTGCGGGCAGCCCTGTGGAGGTTTGCAGAACTCGCTCATCTAGTGCGTCCACAGAAATGCAG GCCGTACCTGGTGAATCTTTTACCATGCTTGACCCGGATCACTAAGCGCCAGGAGGAGACGGTACAGGAGACACTGGCCGCCTCAATGCCCAAAATTATGGCAGCACTCGGACACTTCGCTAATGATGGGGAGATCAAG GTGCTTCTGAAAGCCTTTGTGGCAAATCTGAAGTCCAGCTCTCCCACTATCCGGCGCACAGCGGCCAGCTCTGCTGTCAGCGTGTGTCAGCATTCGCGTAGGACAAACTATTTCTACACTTGGCTCCTCAACGTGCTGCTAG GTCTCGTGGTTCCAGTGGATGAGGAGCACTCCAGCCACCTTATTCTGGGTGTGTTACTGACACTGCGCTACTTGATGCCCCTTCTGCAGCAGCAGGATGCGAGCACCAGCCTGAAGGGCAGCTTTGGTGTCATGCGAAAAGAGGCAGAAATCTCCCCGACACCTGAACAGCTTATACAG GTGTACGAGCTGACGCTACACTACACACAGCACCATGACCATAACGTGGTGACTGCTTCTCTAGAGCTTCTGCAGCAGCTGTTCCGTACACCTTCTCCTGAGCTCCTCCACACACTCATAACTCCCGGGAGCATCGCATGCACCAGTGTCTTCAGAGAGGAAACGTTAAGCCGCACTCGAAGTGGAAGCATCGTTGAGCTTATTg CTGGAGGGTCAACATCCAGTCCTCTCATCCTCAGAAAGCAGAAAG GGAAGATTCTGTCAGGGGAAGAAGAAGGTCTGGAGGATGACCCGGAGAGGGCAGAGGTCACCACAGGGTCTTTTTCAG CCTCTGTGGGTGGAGAAAGCTCCAGCGATGCCCCCTCCTCCTCTGGTGTGTCCTCCCTCGGTCCGGCTGACATCATCACCGAGCAGCCACGTTCTTCCCAGCGTACTCTGCAGCCGGGCGATTCAGTGGACCTGAGCGCGTCCACGGAACAGGGTGGTGGGCCTGACACCCCAGATGAGGAAGACGAGGAGGACATGTTGAGCCGCAGTTCAAGCGGCACTGCCGGAGCCATCGGCGCCTCCGGTGACCTGGTCACCGAGTCCAATCCGGCTTCAGCGCGGCCGACATTGTCCTCGCCACCCAGCGACAGCTCCCAGACCACCACGGAGGGGCCGGACTCCGCCGTGACGCCCTCGGACTGCGCCGAGCTC GTGTTGGATGGCAGTGAGAGTCAGTACTCAGGGATGCAGATTGGCACTCTGCAGGAAGAGGAAGACGAGGGAGTGGCTGGAGCTCCTGGTGAAGCTCTGGAGTCTTTCTCTGGGTCTGTGCTGG CACTGAGTAAGCCTCACCTGCTGGAGGGAAAAGGTCACAACAGACAAGCTTCCGACAGCAGCGTGGATCGCTTTATACCAAAGGATGAGGTTCTGGAGCCTCCAGACCTCGATAATAAG CCGTCTAGGATTAAAGGAGAGATTGGCCACTATACTGACCCAGCGGAGACACCCCTGATCCACTGTGTCCGGCTGTTGTCTGCTTCCTTTCTGCTCACCGGCCACAGAAATG ggctggttcctgataAAGAGGTGCGTGTGAGCGTGAAGGCCTTAGCTGTTAGTTGTGTAGGAGCAGCGGCAGCTCATCTCCCTGaagctttttttaataaactctaCCTGGAGCCTCTAGACGGACAACAGCCAGATG AGCAACAGTACATCAGAGACGTCCTGCACTACATCGAGCACGGGGACCCTCAGATCAGAGGAGCTACAGCCATACTCTGTGGAGCTTTGATCCAGGCCATTCTGCTCAAGACTCGCTTCAGCATCGAGCCGTGGCTCTCCAGCATCCACAGCATGACTG GAAACCCTTTGTCTCTGGAGGACTTTGTGCCCTTGCTGCAGCGTAGTCTGAAGGATGAGTCCTCTGTGACATGCAAGATGGCCTGCTCAGCTGTGAGG CATTGTATCATGGCtctgtgcagcagcagcctcagtGAATTGGGTCTGCAGCTCATTATCAACCTCCTAACCCTGAAGGATTGCTCCTACTGGCTGGTCCGTACTGAGCTTTTGGAAACCCTGGCTGAGGTGGACTTTCG GCTAGTCTGTTTTCTGGAGGGGAAAACTGAGAAGCTGCACAAAGGAGAACATCACTACACTAAG TTGTTGCGTCTGCAGGACAGAGTAATACATGATGTAGTGCTTTACCTGTTGGGAGATGATGACCCGCGAGTTCGACATGTTGCCGCTTCTACCATTAGCAG ACTCGTGTCCAGGTTGTTTTATGCCTGTGACCAGGCTCAGGCTGATCCAGTGGTGGCTATCGCTCGGGACCAGAGCAGTGTGTACTTGCAGCTTCTAATGCATGAGACCCAGCCTCCCTCCCAGTTTACTGTCAGCACAATCACGAG GACATATCGAGGTTACAATCTGTCACAGAGTGTGTCGGACATTACTGTGGAGAACAACCTGTCTCGGGTCATCACTACGATTTCTCATGCTCTTACCTCTTCCACTTCCAAAGCTCTGACT TTTGGTTGCTGTGAGGCCCTGTGTCTACTGTCCTCCACTTTCCCAGTGTGCACCTGGAGCACAGGATGGCACTGTGGCTTTGTCAGCTCCCCAGTATTCCACTCCAACCGCTCCAGCCAGTACCGCGGTCGTGGACGGTCTTTTAG TCTGTCTCAGTCCCAGTCTGGCAGCAGTGAGGAAAGCCGCAGGACACTGACTGTGGGCGTGACCAGCATGGTGCTGTCGCTGCTCTCTTCGGCCTGGTTCCCACTGGACCTTTCTGCCCATCAGGACGCCTTGATACTGTCTGGAAACCTACTTGCTG CTGCTGCTCCAAAGTGCATGAAGAGTCCTTGGTCTGGTGACGAGGAGTCCAGCTCAGCTCCATCTAAACAGGAGGAGCCCTGGCCTGCACTCAGTGATCGCTGCTTGGTCGCTATGGTGGAACAGCTGTTTTCTCACCTACTGAAGATTCTCAACATCTGTGCACATGTGCTGGATGACACTTCCCCGGGTCCTGCTGTCAAA GCTTCTTTGCCCTCTTTGGCCAACACACCATCTTTGAGTCCAATCAGGCGGAAGGGCAAAGAGAAGGAAGCCTCTGAACCCAGCACCACACCCATGAGCCCAAAGAAAGGAGGAGAGACCAATACAG GCAGACAAGCAGACAGCACGGGCACTGCTCCAGTGAACAAGTCCACCTCAATGGGCAGCTTCTACCATCTGCCTCCGTACCTGAAGCTGTATGATGTGCTTAAAGCCACTCATGCCAACTATAAA GTCACACTGGACCTTCACAACAGCAATGAAAAGTTTGGTGGCTTCCTGCGTTCAGCCCTTGATGTTCTATgtcagctgctggagctggcCACTCTGCACGACATTGGCAAA tgtgtggAGGAAATCCTGGGCTACCTTAAGTCCTGTTTTTCACGGGAACCCACACTGTCCACAGTGTGTGTCCAACAG CTGCTGAAGACCCTATTTGGGACCAACCTGGCCTCCCAATATGATGGAACCAGCTCCCATCAGTGTCGGTCTCAGGGTAAGGCCCTACGCCTGGGTTCCTCCAGCCTGAGACCAGGTCTCTACCACTACTGCTTCATGGCAccttacacacactttacacaggcTCTCGCAGATGCCAGTTTAAGGAACATGGTGCAAGCTGAACAAGAGCAAGATGCTTCAGG GTGGTTTGATGTAATGCAGAAAGTGTCCAATCAGCTGAGGTCAAGTATTACCAATGTAACACGCCATCGAGGAGACAAG AATGCTATCCACAACCACATCCGTCTGTTCGAGCCTCTGGTGATTAAAGCACTGAAGCAGTACACCACCAGCACCTCTGTGGCCCTTCAGAGGCAAGTGCTGGACCTGCTCGCCCAGCTGGTTCAGCTCCGAGTCAACTACTGCTTGCTTGATTCAGACCAG GTCTTCATTGGCTTTGTGCTGAAACAGTTTGAGTACATTGAGGTGGGGCAGTTCAG GGATTCCAAGGCAATCATTCCCAATATTTTCTTCTTCCTGGTTCTGTTGTCGTACGAGCGGTATCACTCCAAACAGATCATCAGCATTCCAAAGATTATTCAGCTCTGTGACGGCATCATGGCTAGTGGCAGAAAAGCAGTTACCCATG cAATACCTGCACTACAGCCTATCGTGCATGATCTTTTTGTGCTTCGGGGCTCCAATAAGGCTGATGCAGGCAAAGAGCTGGAGACCCAGAAAGAGGTGGTGGTGTCTATGCTCCTGCGACTTATACAGCATCACCAG GTCTTGGAGATGTTTATCCTGGTGCTGCAGCAGTGTCACAAAGAGAATGAAGATAAATGGAAGAGGCTTTCACGACAGATTGCTGATATCATTTTGCCCATGATTGGGAAACAGCAG ATGCACCTGGATTCCCCTGAAGCATTGGGAGTACTGAACACACTGTTTGAGACTGTAGCTCCATCTTCCCTGAGACCAGTGGACATGCTGCTGAAGAGCATGTTTGTCACGCCTTCTACAATG GCATCTGTTGGCACAGTTCAGCTGTGGGTCTCTGGGATTCTGGCGATTCTTCGCGTGCTGATTTCACAGTCTACAGAGGACATCATTCTGTCCCGTGTTCAGGAGCTCTCTCTGTCTCCATACCTTCTGTCCTGCTCCACCATCCGCCAACTTCACAGTGATGATCCCACAACCTCTCCTGCCCCTCCCAGTGCTGCGTTAGAGACTAGTGGAGAACCACAGTGCTTCCCACCAGAAGAGACATTTGCCAG GTTCCTCTTGCAGTTGGTTGGAGTGTTGTTGGATGATATCTCTAGTAAGCAGGTGAAAGTTGATATGACTGAACAGCAGCACACTTTCTACTGCCAGCAGTTAGGCACTCTCCTCATGTGTCTCATCCACATCTTCAAATCAG GAATGTTCCGCCGCATCACGGCTGCAGGCAGCCGTCTGCTGAAGGCGGAGGGGGGTGAGGGGAATAGTTTCTACCCTCTGGAGGGGCTTAACGGCCTGGTGCTGCAGCTCATTACCACACACCCCTCCCTGGTGCTGCTCTGGTGCCAGGTGTTACTCATAATCAACTACACGAACTACACATGGTGGTCTGAAGTGCACCAAACACCCAG GAGGCACAGCCTGTCTAGCACCAAGCTGCTTAGTCCTCACTCATctggagagggagagatggagaggccGGAGGGGAAGCTGGCCATGTGCAACAGAGAGATTGTTCGCAGAGGAGCACTCATCCTTTTCTGTGACTATGTG TGTCAGAACCTTCATGATTCAGAGCATCTGACCTGGTTGACAGTGAATCATGTGAGAGATCTGATCAGTCTGTCCCATGAGCCGCCGGTGCAAGACTTCATTAGTGCAGTGCACCGCAACTCTGCGGCCAGCGGGCTTTTCATCCAGGCCATCCAGTCCCGCTGTGACAATCTCACGACA CCGGTGATGCTGAAGAAGACTCTTCAGTGTCTGGAGGGGATTCACTTGAGTCAGTCTGGAGCGCTCCTAATGCTTTACGTGGACAAGTTGCTGAACACACCCTTCCGTGTGCTGGCTCGCATGGTGGACACGCTAGCTTGTAGGCGTGTGGAGATGCTGCTCGCTGAGACTTTACAG AATAGTATAGCTCAGCTTCCAGTGGAGGAGCTGGACAGGATCCAAGAGTACCTCCAGACGAGTGGCCTAGCTCAGAG GCATCAGAGGTTCTACTCCCTGCTGGACAGGTTCCGAATCACTGTTGCTGAAGAAACCACAAGCCCCTCTCCTCCCATTACCTCACACCCACTGGATGGGgacccacccccaccccctgaGAGTGTTGTAGCCAGTAAG GAGTGGTACGCTGCTCTGGTGAAATCCCAGTGTTGTTTGAGAGGTGAAGGAGCTCTATATGAGACCACAGACCTGCTAACCAAACTACCCCAGGCTGACCTAAATGCCATCATGTCCTGCAAG GACTTTAACCCGTGTCTGTTGGCTCCATGTTTGAGTGTTGGCCTGCAGAGACTGCGCAGAGATCAAGGGGCAGTTCTTTTTGAGACCTCCCTCCATGTGATCTTTGAAGAGTTGACTAGCATCACAGCTCTCCTCCCCTCCCCTCATCAGCCTCTTCTACACTCCTCCCAACCCAGTATAGACTCCTCCTACTGGAATGCACTCAGCAGTGTATATG GAGAGCCTGGGTTTTATCAGacagtgctgagtgtgtgtgcagcATTGAGTCAGTACCTGCTGGCTCTGCCAAAACTGCCCACTGCTCTGCAGATTCCTCCTGCTGCAGAGCACCTCATCACCTCCTTCAGCACCATCGCCATAGAG CTTGTGGCATGGCGTTTGCTGCAGGACCGGCTACCTCTCAGTGTGGATGTGCAGATCAGTCTGTCCTGCCTCTGTCTGGCCCTACAGCAGCCCGCAGTCTGGACACACTTTGCCTCTCGTGCCTACCTCACTCACACCTGCTCCATTATCCACTGCATCCAGCTGCTCATTTactcag TCGCTGTTGGTCCTGGTGACCAACTTGTGAAGCCAGAGAAGAAATCACACTCAGACTCTGAGGAGGACCAGGTGGACTCCGCACCAGACA atGTGTGTGAGCAGCAGTGTTGTGAGATCATGGCTGAGCTGGTGGAAAGCCTGCAGAGTGTTCTTTCTCTTGGTCACCATAGAAACAGCAATATCCCAGCATTCCTCACTCCAACCCTTCGTAATGTCATAATCAGCCTGGCCAGACTCCCTCTGGTCAACAGCTATACACGTATCCCACCACTG GTCTGGAAGTTGGGCTGGTCCCCCAGACGTGGTGGGGAGTTTGGGACATCACTACCTGAGATTCCTGTTGAGTTCCTCCAGGAGAAAGATGTCTTCAGAGAATTCCTCTACCGCATCAACACGTTAG GTTGGAGCAGTAGGACCCAGTTTGAGGAGACGTGGGCCACTCTATTGGGGGTGCTGGTCACCCAGCCAATAACTATGGACCAAGAGGAGGAGACCCAGCAAGAG CAGGAGGATCTTGAGAGGACTCAGATAAACGTTCTGGCCGTACAGGCAATCACCTCTCTGGTGCTGAGCGCCATGACTTTGCCTGCAGCCGGGAACCCTGCAGTCAGCTGCCCGGAGCAGCAGCCACGCAACAAGAGCCTCAAAGCTCTCGACACCAG ATTCGGGCGAAAGCTGAGTGTGATCAGaggtgtggtggagagagagattCAGGCCATGGTGTCCAAAAGAGACAACATAGCCACACATTTTCCCTACCAAGCTTGGGACCCAGTACCGTCTCTGTCCTCTTCGTCTGCAG GCACTCTAATCAGCCATGAGAAGCTCCTCCTGCAGATCAACACAGAAAGAGAAATGGGCAACATGGACTATAAACTAGGCCAG GTGTCCATTCACTCTGTGTGGTTGGGAAACAACATCACTCCTCTGAGGGAGGAAGAATGGGGTGAGGATGAGGAAGATGAAACAGATGCTCCAGCACCAACCTCTCCACCAACATCCCCCATTAACTCTAG GAAACACCGAGCTGGAGTAGACATCCATTCCTGCTCCCAGTTCCTCCTGGAGCTCTATAGCCAGTGGATCCTCCCTGGCAGTCCTAGCAATAGAAAAACTCCAGTGGTGCTGATCAGTGAGGTGGTGCGATCG ATGTTGGCCGTGTCGGATCTGTTTACGGAGAGGAATCAGTTCGATATGATGTTCTCCACTCTGATGGAACTACAGAAGGTCCACCCACCAGAGGATGAGATTCTCAACCAGTACCTTGTACCTGCTATCTGCAAAGCAGCTGCTGTGCTGGGCATG GATAAAGTGACAGCAGAGCCTGTGTGTCGGCTGCTGGAGACGACGCTCCGGAGCACTCATTTACCCAGTCGAATAGGAGCACTGCATGGAGTTCTGTATGTGCTGGAGTGTGATCTACTGGATGACACTGCACGCCAACTCATACCAGCCGTCAGTGAATATGTGCTGTCTAATCTTCGGGCCATTGCCCA CTGTGTGAACCTGCATAATCAGCAGCATGTCTTGGTGATGTGTGCTGTGGCGTTCTACATGATGGAGAACTACCCACTGGACGTAGGGTCAGAGTTCAATGCAGGGGTCATTCAG CTGTGTGGTGTGATGCTCTCTGCCAGTGAGGAGGCCACTCCATCAGTGATCTACCACTGTGCACTGCGTGGTCTGGAGCGGCTGCTTCTGTCTGAGCAGCTGTCCCGCGTGGACGCCGAGGCGCTGGTGAAGCTGAGCGTGGAGCGCGTGAACATGCCAAGCCCTCACCGCGCCATGGCCGCCCTGGGTCTCATGCTCACCTGCATGTACACAG GAAAGGAGAAAGGAAGTCCAGGTCGTCCAGGTGACACAGATCCTGCGGCTCCTGACAGCGAGTCGGTTATTGTTGCCATGGAACGTGTTTCAGTTCTCTTTGACAG GATCCGTAAAGGTTTTCCATGCGAGGCTCGGGTGGTCTCTCGCATCCTTCCACAGTTCCTGGATGACTTTTTCCCACCACAGGATGTCATGAACAAAGTCATTGGAGAGTTCCTGTCAAATCAGCAGCCTTACCCGCAGTTCATGGCTACAGTGGTTTATAAG GTGTTCCAGACACTTCATGCTACTGGCCAGTCCTCCATGGTGCGAGACTGGGTTCTACTCTCCCTTTCCAACTTCACACAGAGAACACCGGTTGCCATGGCAATGTGGAGCTTGTCCTGCTTCTTCGTTAGTGCCTCCACCAGCCAGTGGATCTCTGCACT